In Pongo abelii isolate AG06213 chromosome 5, NHGRI_mPonAbe1-v2.0_pri, whole genome shotgun sequence, the DNA window TCTGTTTAATCTTCCAgtttagcatattttaaaaattagtctgtACTCAAATGCATAGTTAAAAAAATGAAGCGAGATGGCAGAGTTTGTGCAGTAATATCTGCCCTTCGAAGTTCATGCAACCAACTAATGCAATTTTTCCTTTCACTCGTAAATCTGAATGCAGTTCAGTCACTTGATACCATCTACAAAATCCACAAGATTAAGCAGTTTGCCAAGATTAATATCTAACAGTTGAGCACTGGAGAAAGTGAGGGAAAGGAGTAAAAACAAACAACGAAAAAGACCAAGTTAGCTAGATATTTCAACTACATCAGGGAGGTGAGTGTCAAGGCtacaaaaacgaaacaaaaacaggaaaaaaaaaagtggcagcaatttttttttaaaccaatttgTACAAGTTTATAGTTTACTTTGTTTCCAAGTTCTCAAACCTTTCAAGATCTGAAAAGTGAGATACTGTGTCTAAGGGAATGTTTCTTTTAATTCACGCCGAAGAAGTTGGGGGTTTGATTTCTTTCGCCGGGGTTTCGATCGAGTCAACAGCTCACTCTGCTGGGCTGCTGTTTGCACACGAAGTCCGTCATAAAATCAAACTCGTTTTGCCCCAGCCAGAGTTCGGGCAGCTCCTTGATGCGGTCCAAACCCATTTCTATCACCAATGACATAAGAACTTCCTCGTCGATGAAATCAGTGTCTATGACATTGGGCGGCAGCATTGCAGCAGGGACGTGGGCCACGGAGGCGGGCATGTtgctgctgccgctgccgccgctgccgccgccgctgtTGCTGCTGCCCGCGCCGCCGCCCGAGCTGCCGCCAGAGCCGCCGGGGGTGCTGCTGCCGCCCGAGCCGCCGGGGGTGCTGCTGCCGCCGCTGTGCTTGGGGTTGCAATCTCGGAAGTGCTGGTTTGTCCCGTTCATCTGGTGGCCTGCAGCAGGGTGCAAATCCGGCATGTAGTGGTTGTGGGGGTAGGGGTGATGGTTGAAATACTGGTTGTTGAGCTTCTGCAGCTGCATGCTGGCCGGCAGGGAGCCTCCCTGGCTGGCCACCGGGGGACCCATGAACTGGGAATTGTTAAACCTGGCCGCGGGGGCCAGCGCGCTCGGGGGGTGCCCTCCGTTCACAGTCCCCGGCCCCATCGCATGCCTGATGCCGCTCGTGGCATTCATGTTGCCCGCGCCGTAGTGTATGTGCTCGCCCATTAGGGCGTTGAAGGCGTgctggggctgctgctgctggtggtgatGGGGGCTCGGGAACTGCCCCATGCCCATGCGGTGGGCAGGGTGATGGTGCAGCCCATTGGTGCCGTCGGGGAAGCGCCCGTGGTTCATGGCCATCATATGGTCTGCCATTTCCAGTCCTGGAAGTGAAAAGGGCAGATGATGAGACCCCCGCCACACGTGTCGCCCACCACAGCGCACCCCACTTTTGCCCGCCTCTGCCCCCCAGGATTCCCGGGCGCACGTCGGCTGCGAACCACCACCCCCAAGATCCCACTAGCAGCCCGTGCACCCCGGCTAGCCACCACGGAGGAGCTGCCACTCATAACACAGCCGGGCGCTGCACAAACAGCCCCTTCCCCTGCGATCGGGCGGGGGGACCCGAGCCCACACCCCCTCTGCTCCCCGAAGTGGCCTAATAAAGGAAGTGCCCCGTAGCCCTGCCGCGAACT includes these proteins:
- the CITED2 gene encoding cbp/p300-interacting transactivator 2, giving the protein MADHMMAMNHGRFPDGTNGLHHHPAHRMGMGQFPSPHHHQQQQPQHAFNALMGEHIHYGAGNMNATSGIRHAMGPGTVNGGHPPSALAPAARFNNSQFMGPPVASQGGSLPASMQLQKLNNQYFNHHPYPHNHYMPDLHPAAGHQMNGTNQHFRDCNPKHSGGSSTPGGSGGSSTPGGSGGSSGGGAGSSNSGGGSGGSGSSNMPASVAHVPAAMLPPNVIDTDFIDEEVLMSLVIEMGLDRIKELPELWLGQNEFDFMTDFVCKQQPSRVSC